One genomic region from Indicator indicator isolate 239-I01 chromosome 7, UM_Iind_1.1, whole genome shotgun sequence encodes:
- the LOC128968153 gene encoding heparan sulfate glucosamine 3-O-sulfotransferase 1-like produces the protein MAFLLVSAYLLLTHARGAPVENGALLETLKSQVGLFSNKSEHYSAQVRPPGTSRQIPQTIIIGVRKGGTRALLEMLDIHPNIVVAATEVHFFDWDENYVKGIDWYRSLMPFSYGNQITIEKTPGYFTSPQAPERIHDMNSSIKLLLILRDPTERVISDYTQVYYNRVESHKPVQLFEDIVIKNGALNTKYKAIQRSLYDVHMEKWLKHFSLDQIHIVDGNTLIKDPLPELQKVERFLNLPSRIVSSNFYFNQTKGFYCIRSDGRERCLHESKGRPHPLVNNTVLEQLYSYFREHNAKFYRMVNHSFDWH, from the coding sequence ATGGCCTTCCTACTCGTGTCAGCTTATCTTCTGCTGACTCATGCTCGGGGTGCTCCTGTTGAGAATGGGGCACTGTTGGAAACACTGAAGTCACAAGTAGGATTATTCAGCAATAAAAGTGAACACTATTCAGCACAGGTGAGACCTCCTGGCACAAGTCGACAAATACCTCAGACAATCATCATAGGAGTTCGTAAAGGAGGGACAAGAGCTTTGCTGGAAATGTTGGATATTCATCCTAATATTGTGGTAGCAGCTACAGAAGTCCACTTCTTTGACTGGGATGAAAATTATGTGAAAGGAATTGACTGGTATAGAAGTCTGATGCCATTTTCATATGGAAATCAAATTACAATTGAGAAAACACCAGGCTATTTTACATCGCCACAGGCTCCAGAAAGAATTCATGACATGAATAGCTCCATTAAACTGCTGCTCATTCTAAGAGATCCCACTGAGAGAGTTATATCTGACTATACCCAAGTATATTACAACAGAGTAGAAAGCCACAAGCCTGTTCAGCTTTTTGAAGATATTGTTATTAAGAATGGAGCACTTAATACCAAATACAAAGCTATTCAGAGAAGTCTATATGATGTTCATATGGAAAAGTGGCTTAAGCATTTCAGTTTGGACCAGATTCACATAGTCGATGGCAATACTTTAATCAAGGACCCTCTTCCTGAATTACAAAAAGTTGAAAGGTTTCTAAATCTTCCTTCCCGAATTGTGTcttctaatttttattttaaccaaACCAAGGGATTCTACTGCATTAGAAGTGatggaagagagagatgttTACATGAATCCAAAGGACGTCCCCATCCTCTTGTTAACAACACTGTTTTAGAGCAACTGTATTCATACTTCAGAGAGCACAATGCAAAATTTTACAGAATGGTTAATCATTCCTTTGACTGGCATTAA